The proteins below come from a single Aphanothece sacrum FPU1 genomic window:
- a CDS encoding glycosyltransferase family 4 protein, producing the protein MKILFLHPNFPAQFRHVATVLAKNPKNQVFFGTKRKEVEIPGVSKVIYTPSREARRETHHYVRPLENAVLQGQAVYRIAEQLKAQGVVPDVVYGHSGWGPTLFIKDIFPKAELLCFFEWFYHAHGTDADFDPKEPLNADDEARIRIKNSPILIDLYSCDRGLSPTYWQRQQFPSEYHAKITVRHDGVDTNYFQPIPGAKLILQNINLDLSEVDEIVTYVGRGMEPYRGFPQFMEAVSILLKRRPTCHVVVVGDDRVAYGRSLPDGKTYKQLMLETFSYDLSRLHFTGSLPYSEYLKVLQASSVHVYLTRPFVLSWSMLEAMSTGCIILGSNTPPVKEVIEDGVNGLLVDFFAPELIAERIEEVLNHPNKMADLRIKARETVQETYDLAKLLPEHIEWINCKL; encoded by the coding sequence ATGAAAATTCTCTTTTTACATCCTAATTTTCCGGCTCAATTTCGCCATGTGGCTACAGTTTTGGCAAAAAATCCTAAAAATCAAGTTTTCTTTGGCACAAAGCGCAAAGAAGTCGAAATTCCAGGGGTTTCTAAAGTCATATACACCCCCTCCCGTGAAGCCCGTAGGGAAACTCATCATTATGTTCGACCTCTAGAAAACGCTGTTTTACAAGGACAAGCGGTATATCGTATAGCCGAACAACTCAAAGCGCAAGGGGTTGTTCCTGATGTTGTTTATGGACATTCGGGATGGGGGCCTACCCTATTTATTAAAGATATTTTTCCTAAAGCGGAACTTTTATGCTTTTTTGAATGGTTTTATCATGCTCATGGAACTGATGCTGATTTTGATCCTAAAGAACCTTTAAATGCTGATGATGAAGCCCGCATTCGGATTAAAAATAGTCCCATTTTAATTGATTTATATAGTTGCGATCGCGGTTTATCTCCAACTTATTGGCAAAGGCAACAATTTCCATCAGAATATCATGCTAAAATTACGGTACGTCATGATGGTGTAGATACTAACTATTTTCAACCTATACCAGGAGCAAAATTAATCCTGCAAAATATCAATTTAGACTTATCTGAAGTAGATGAAATTGTTACTTATGTAGGGCGAGGAATGGAACCTTATCGGGGCTTTCCTCAGTTTATGGAAGCGGTTTCTATCTTATTAAAAAGACGACCTACTTGTCATGTGGTTGTGGTAGGTGATGATCGGGTAGCTTATGGACGATCTCTCCCTGACGGAAAGACCTATAAACAATTAATGTTAGAGACGTTTTCTTATGATTTATCCCGTCTTCATTTTACCGGATCATTACCTTATTCTGAGTATTTAAAAGTCTTACAAGCTTCTTCTGTTCATGTTTATTTAACTCGTCCTTTTGTGTTATCTTGGTCAATGTTAGAAGCTATGTCTACCGGATGTATTATTTTGGGGTCAAATACGCCTCCGGTTAAGGAAGTTATTGAAGATGGAGTTAATGGATTATTAGTAGATTTTTTTGCTCCAGAATTAATCGCCGAACGCATTGAAGAAGTGTTAAATCATCCGAACAAAATGGCGGATTTACGAATCAAAGCTAGAGAAACTGTCCAAGAAACCTATGATTTAGCTAAATTATTACCAGAACATATTGAATGGATAAATTGTAAATTATAA
- the rodA gene encoding rod shape-determining protein RodA: protein MISRAIKRHRLPLWLSSLPQVDWLLLILVVGLMSLGGLMIRSTELHETSVDWWQHWLFGGIGVIIAVFLARFRYETFLQWHWVTYTITNLSLIAVIIIGVAANGAQSWIEIGGFNIQPSEFAKVGLIITLAALLHQKEATTISVLLRVLGITAVPWVLIMLQPDLGTGLVFGAITLGMLYWANMPAGWLVLLISPIISAILFNIFFPGWIVWAIIMGVIGWFTLPLRFVSTIGAMAVNFAAGKLSGILWGLLKSYQKDRLTLFLEPEKNPLGGGYQLIQSRIAIGSGELWGRGLFEGTQTQLNFIPEQHTDFIFSAVGEEFGFVGGMLVLIAFWLICFRLVMIACQAKENFGSLLAIGMLSMVAFQVVVNICMTVGLAPITGIPLPWLSYGRSALLTNFIALGLVESVANYRPKKRF from the coding sequence ATGATTTCAAGGGCTATAAAAAGACACCGTTTACCCCTGTGGTTATCCTCCTTACCTCAAGTAGATTGGTTATTACTCATCCTGGTGGTAGGGTTGATGAGTTTAGGGGGTTTGATGATTCGGAGTACAGAACTCCATGAAACTTCGGTTGATTGGTGGCAACATTGGCTATTTGGGGGGATTGGAGTCATTATTGCTGTATTTTTAGCCCGTTTTCGTTATGAAACTTTTTTACAATGGCATTGGGTCACTTATACTATTACCAATCTTTCCCTGATTGCGGTAATTATCATTGGGGTAGCAGCAAACGGGGCCCAAAGTTGGATTGAAATTGGGGGTTTTAATATTCAACCCTCAGAATTTGCCAAAGTTGGTTTGATTATTACTTTAGCTGCCTTATTACATCAAAAAGAAGCCACTACTATTTCCGTTTTATTAAGGGTTTTGGGGATAACGGCTGTTCCTTGGGTATTAATTATGTTACAGCCTGATTTGGGAACGGGGTTAGTTTTTGGGGCGATAACTTTAGGGATGTTGTATTGGGCAAATATGCCGGCCGGATGGTTAGTTTTGTTGATATCTCCTATTATTTCAGCCATTTTGTTTAATATTTTCTTTCCTGGTTGGATTGTTTGGGCGATAATTATGGGAGTTATTGGCTGGTTTACTTTGCCGTTGCGTTTTGTATCAACTATTGGGGCGATGGCGGTCAATTTTGCGGCAGGAAAACTAAGCGGTATTTTGTGGGGATTATTAAAAAGTTATCAAAAAGATCGATTAACTTTATTTTTAGAACCGGAAAAAAATCCTTTGGGTGGGGGTTATCAATTAATTCAATCTCGTATTGCTATTGGTTCAGGAGAATTGTGGGGACGGGGATTATTTGAAGGGACTCAAACTCAACTTAATTTTATTCCTGAACAACATACAGATTTTATTTTTTCGGCAGTAGGCGAGGAGTTTGGTTTTGTTGGTGGAATGTTAGTTTTAATTGCTTTTTGGTTAATTTGTTTTCGCTTAGTCATGATTGCTTGTCAAGCTAAAGAGAATTTTGGTTCTTTATTGGCTATTGGAATGTTGTCAATGGTGGCGTTTCAGGTGGTGGTTAATATTTGTATGACGGTTGGTTTAGCACCAATTACGGGTATTCCTTTACCTTGGTTAAGTTATGGAAGATCTGCTTTATTGACTAACTTTATTGCTTTGGGTTTAGTAGAATCTGTAGCAAATTATCGACCGAAAAAACGATTCTAA
- a CDS encoding DUF4258 domain-containing protein: protein MEIVWTHHAEERQKQWQSKLGITREEVENVLNNPQQIIIENEVFVAQAKKGNGLLRIVFVNIGNSKRILTLYWTNQINRYWQENNYES, encoded by the coding sequence ATGGAAATAGTTTGGACACACCATGCAGAAGAAAGACAAAAGCAGTGGCAATCAAAATTAGGAATTACACGGGAGGAAGTCGAAAATGTATTAAATAATCCGCAACAGATTATAATTGAAAATGAAGTCTTTGTTGCCCAAGCTAAAAAAGGCAACGGTTTATTAAGAATAGTATTTGTAAACATCGGCAACAGTAAGCGAATTTTAACGTTATATTGGACAAATCAAATTAACCGATATTGGCAGGAGAACAACTATGAAAGTTAA
- a CDS encoding DUF2283 domain-containing protein has translation MKVKYDPESDILIFIMKDIPPSNAISEAGGIIISYDETGEPISIEFLNASQRKLINPQETALVIGKQ, from the coding sequence ATGAAAGTTAAATACGATCCAGAATCAGATATTTTAATATTTATCATGAAAGATATTCCCCCATCTAATGCTATTTCAGAAGCAGGAGGAATTATTATTAGTTATGATGAAACAGGAGAACCCATTAGCATTGAATTTCTGAATGCTTCCCAAAGAAAATTAATTAATCCCCAAGAAACAGCCTTAGTCATCGGTAAACAATAA
- a CDS encoding DUF433 domain-containing protein, translated as MNNNLLERITHNPDICHGKPCIRGLRYPVEFILELLSSGMTTEEILLDYDDLETEDIQAVLLFAARISQIKSIHKIAS; from the coding sequence ATGAACAATAATTTATTAGAACGTATTACCCATAATCCTGATATTTGTCATGGGAAACCCTGTATTAGAGGATTACGTTATCCAGTAGAATTCATTTTAGAATTACTTAGTTCAGGAATGACTACAGAAGAAATATTGTTAGATTATGATGACTTAGAAACAGAAGATATACAAGCAGTTTTGCTTTTTGCTGCAAGAATTAGCCAAATTAAAAGTATACATAAAATTGCTTCATGA
- a CDS encoding DUF5615 family PIN-like protein, with protein MKFLVDAQLPIRLARFLEATGYDTLHTKDLPQQNATSDTVINEVSMQQKRIVITKDSNFVDSFMTVQKPYKLLLITTGNIKNSELEKLFSNNLLMLIDFFKYHDYIELSRDTIIIHQ; from the coding sequence ATGAAGTTTCTAGTTGATGCTCAATTACCCATTCGTTTAGCCAGATTTTTAGAAGCTACTGGCTATGATACTCTACATACTAAGGACTTACCGCAACAAAATGCAACCTCTGATACTGTAATTAATGAGGTTTCAATGCAGCAAAAGCGCATTGTCATTACCAAAGATTCAAATTTTGTAGATTCTTTTATGACAGTTCAAAAACCGTATAAACTGCTTTTGATTACAACAGGTAATATTAAAAATAGCGAACTTGAGAAATTATTTAGCAATAATCTCTTAATGCTTATTGATTTTTTTAAGTATCATGATTATATTGAACTGAGTCGTGATACAATTATTATTCATCAGTAA
- a CDS encoding MlaE family lipid ABC transporter permease subunit translates to MSNSNANRRGLGIWFERLLAAVLLGGQVFFHLLKTRIHRRNTLEQMSIVGPESVTIALVTAGFVGMVFTIQVAREFIHFGAATTVGGVLAIALTRELSPVLTAVVVAGRVGSAFAAEIGTMRVTEQIDALYMLKTDPIDYLVVPRVLACCFMLPILNLLSLLTGMAGGLLISDGFYGISPHVFLTSAQNFLELWDLLTSVIKSIAFGALIAIIGCSWGLTTSGGAKGVGQSTTTAVVTSLLAVFVINFFLSWLMFQGTGSASIG, encoded by the coding sequence ATGAGTAACTCAAATGCTAACCGACGAGGACTAGGTATCTGGTTTGAAAGGTTGTTAGCTGCTGTCCTCTTAGGAGGTCAGGTATTTTTTCATCTCCTAAAAACGAGAATACACCGTCGTAATACTCTCGAACAAATGAGTATTGTTGGCCCAGAATCTGTGACGATTGCTTTAGTCACAGCAGGGTTTGTGGGCATGGTTTTTACCATTCAGGTTGCTAGAGAATTTATCCATTTTGGGGCAGCAACTACCGTAGGGGGAGTGTTGGCGATCGCTTTGACCAGAGAATTATCTCCTGTACTGACGGCGGTAGTAGTTGCAGGACGAGTGGGGTCGGCATTTGCGGCAGAAATTGGCACGATGCGGGTAACGGAACAAATTGATGCACTTTATATGCTCAAAACTGATCCGATTGATTATTTAGTTGTCCCTCGTGTGTTAGCTTGTTGTTTTATGTTACCTATTTTAAATTTGCTCTCCCTCCTCACTGGAATGGCCGGGGGACTGTTAATTTCAGATGGATTTTATGGTATTTCTCCTCACGTTTTTTTGACTTCAGCACAGAATTTTTTGGAACTTTGGGATCTCTTAACTTCGGTTATTAAATCTATTGCTTTTGGGGCGTTAATTGCGATTATTGGTTGTAGTTGGGGACTGACAACATCAGGGGGGGCTAAAGGGGTAGGACAGTCTACTACAACTGCAGTTGTGACTTCTTTATTAGCTGTTTTTGTGATTAATTTTTTCCTCTCTTGGTTGATGTTTCAAGGCACTGGTTCTGCTTCTATTGGATAA
- a CDS encoding methyl-accepting chemotaxis protein, with protein MVLGTDYAKLYNQAYVAYGQANYEEAATLIEPMAEAFPEDPNVLLLRGHIYFSLGQYQGACQQYQAVSELTDRKDLLDCARQGLEQAQQLLAQSQSPTVSQSPSQFMTPQKDTAYQVEDDGKFDQWQEDSEEENWDKDFGMDGLDWDSAVFNEDDFEQPTLGQPLSDDNPFDNNGQTSFSMTPMGDPALLGSQTFQEADLDDAQSWLDLDNDLGDFSFEDDDLKTETSSVAPGGENTFVVSSSLAPSVRSPDEDVYTSTPSTNPNRQKSGGSWSNDPSQDESIIQVNPNLSSQLEGEDSFLDNLEAFNDHDLDNLSNLDFTEMGNELPDADLFTQGSEHLMGNLGLSTSDLMAGTGTIGNVSWMKPDDSLISDLPDTSSALVKPTVEISQGRLAVFLNASVKSKAWIVAGTTGMASFLAVLLISGFTSILSPKPKPTPSASNTSEQVANPEKPGSKASSAENYQKPSTDKAASSQQSQPNSQKPVKSGIPVLLLALFAGLASFSTTLLFGLLMAQQIKRTVENLQNQFDAMYAGDFNVKATVYSQDELGQLSASFNQVSRVILTTTRDAQQRAAEMEKAREELQRQVIRLLDDVEGAARGDLTVEAEVTADVLGAVADAFNLTIQNLREIVGQVKRTAKQVNKGSTDSELFARNNSSDSLRMAEELAVTLNSVQVMTESIQRVAENAREAEEVAHTSSVTALKGGEAVERTVAGILQIRETVSETARKVKRLAEASQEISKIVALISQIASRTNLLALNASIQAARAGEAGRGFAIVADEVRQLADRSAKSLKEIEQIVLQIQSETGSVMTAMEEGIQQVIDVADKSEQAKRSLEDIIEVSNRINGLVRSIGTDTVQQRENSRAVAQVMQSVELTAQETSQESQRVAGSLQNLVGISRDLLTSVEKFRVDKEEK; from the coding sequence ATGGTATTAGGGACAGATTACGCTAAATTATACAATCAAGCTTATGTGGCTTACGGACAAGCCAATTATGAGGAAGCAGCTACCCTTATTGAACCAATGGCGGAGGCTTTCCCTGAAGATCCCAACGTTCTGCTGTTGCGGGGCCATATTTATTTTAGTTTGGGGCAGTATCAAGGAGCTTGTCAACAATATCAAGCAGTATCAGAATTAACTGATCGCAAAGATTTACTCGATTGCGCCCGCCAAGGTTTAGAGCAAGCTCAACAATTATTGGCTCAAAGTCAAAGTCCTACGGTTTCTCAGTCCCCAAGTCAGTTTATGACCCCGCAAAAAGACACTGCTTATCAGGTAGAAGACGATGGAAAATTTGACCAGTGGCAAGAGGATTCTGAGGAGGAAAACTGGGATAAGGATTTTGGGATGGATGGCCTAGATTGGGATAGTGCGGTCTTTAATGAGGATGATTTTGAGCAACCCACTTTAGGACAACCCCTATCTGATGATAATCCCTTCGACAATAACGGACAAACATCTTTTAGTATGACACCCATGGGAGACCCTGCGCTTTTAGGTTCCCAGACGTTTCAAGAGGCTGATCTAGACGATGCACAATCTTGGCTTGATCTTGATAATGATCTGGGTGATTTTTCCTTTGAGGATGATGATCTTAAAACGGAAACCAGTTCAGTTGCTCCTGGAGGTGAGAATACTTTTGTTGTTTCTTCTTCCTTGGCCCCTTCGGTAAGATCTCCTGATGAGGATGTTTATACTTCTACTCCTTCAACCAATCCCAACAGACAAAAATCTGGGGGTAGTTGGTCTAATGATCCGTCACAGGATGAAAGTATTATTCAAGTTAATCCTAATCTCTCTAGCCAACTTGAGGGAGAAGATAGTTTCTTAGATAACTTAGAGGCATTTAATGATCATGATTTAGATAACTTGTCTAATTTAGATTTTACCGAGATGGGCAATGAGTTACCAGACGCTGATCTATTTACTCAGGGTTCGGAACATCTCATGGGTAATCTGGGTTTATCTACTTCTGATCTTATGGCTGGCACTGGCACAATAGGAAATGTCAGTTGGATGAAACCTGATGATTCCCTGATCAGTGATCTTCCTGATACTTCAAGTGCTTTAGTCAAACCAACGGTTGAGATCTCTCAAGGACGTTTGGCTGTCTTTCTCAATGCTTCGGTGAAATCAAAAGCCTGGATAGTGGCCGGAACTACGGGAATGGCCTCTTTTTTGGCGGTGTTATTGATCAGTGGTTTTACCTCGATATTGTCTCCTAAACCTAAACCAACTCCATCTGCTTCTAATACCTCAGAACAAGTGGCTAATCCTGAAAAACCTGGCTCTAAGGCTTCTTCAGCAGAAAATTATCAGAAACCTTCCACAGATAAAGCGGCTAGTTCCCAACAGTCTCAACCTAATAGTCAAAAACCTGTTAAATCAGGAATTCCGGTACTTTTACTAGCTTTATTTGCTGGGTTAGCTAGTTTTAGCACTACTCTCTTATTCGGTTTGTTGATGGCCCAACAAATTAAGCGTACGGTAGAAAATCTACAAAATCAGTTTGATGCTATGTACGCGGGGGATTTTAATGTCAAAGCGACGGTTTATTCTCAAGATGAATTAGGTCAATTATCCGCTAGTTTTAACCAGGTGTCACGGGTCATTTTAACGACTACTAGAGATGCTCAACAACGGGCGGCGGAAATGGAAAAAGCTAGGGAAGAGTTACAACGTCAAGTGATTCGTCTTTTAGATGATGTGGAAGGGGCCGCTAGAGGAGATTTGACGGTTGAAGCCGAAGTCACGGCGGATGTTTTAGGGGCAGTCGCTGATGCTTTTAACTTAACTATTCAAAATTTGCGAGAAATTGTCGGACAAGTCAAAAGAACGGCGAAACAAGTCAATAAAGGCTCGACAGATAGTGAATTATTTGCTCGGAATAATTCGAGTGATTCTTTGCGTATGGCTGAGGAATTAGCCGTTACCCTTAACTCAGTCCAAGTTATGACCGAATCTATTCAACGGGTGGCAGAAAATGCCCGTGAAGCCGAAGAAGTGGCTCATACCTCCTCCGTAACTGCTCTTAAAGGGGGTGAAGCGGTAGAACGAACGGTTGCGGGTATTCTGCAAATTCGCGAAACAGTATCGGAAACTGCCCGCAAAGTAAAAAGACTAGCAGAAGCGTCCCAAGAAATTTCTAAAATTGTGGCTTTAATTTCCCAAATTGCCTCTCGTACCAATTTACTTGCTCTTAATGCCTCTATTCAAGCAGCAAGGGCAGGAGAAGCGGGCCGAGGATTTGCGATCGTCGCAGATGAAGTACGTCAGTTAGCTGATCGTTCGGCCAAGTCTCTTAAAGAAATTGAACAAATTGTGTTACAAATTCAAAGTGAAACGGGGTCTGTTATGACAGCTATGGAAGAAGGTATCCAACAGGTTATTGACGTAGCTGATAAATCAGAACAGGCTAAACGTTCTTTAGAAGATATTATTGAGGTATCTAACCGGATTAATGGCTTAGTGCGATCTATTGGTACAGATACGGTGCAACAACGAGAAAATTCCCGCGCTGTGGCCCAAGTTATGCAGTCGGTGGAATTAACGGCCCAAGAAACTTCTCAAGAATCTCAACGGGTTGCGGGTTCCCTACAAAATCTGGTGGGCATTTCCCGTGACTTACTTACGTCTGTGGAAAAATTCCGTGTCGATAAGGAAGAAAAATAG
- a CDS encoding chemotaxis protein CheW yields the protein MVGNPELVTGNGQEISSEIQTLQTPEGELHLRFNLPSHDEFALPATAIREVMQQTPDRITRIPNASPLLLGTLNLRGQIIWVADLGQFLGDSTPLKTDRSEIPVIAIEEQETILGLAIHQLGDMEWLDIEQLQMPSNVSDNIAPYVQGEWVFTQHSKQVLRLLDHIAILRSARWAT from the coding sequence ATGGTTGGAAATCCAGAATTAGTAACGGGAAACGGTCAAGAAATATCGTCTGAAATTCAGACCTTACAAACTCCTGAAGGAGAATTGCATTTACGCTTTAATCTCCCTTCTCATGACGAATTTGCCCTTCCTGCCACCGCCATTCGAGAAGTGATGCAGCAAACCCCCGATCGCATTACCCGCATACCTAATGCTTCTCCCTTGCTGTTGGGAACCCTTAATTTACGGGGTCAGATCATTTGGGTTGCGGATTTAGGACAGTTTTTAGGTGATTCCACTCCCTTAAAAACTGATCGCTCAGAAATCCCTGTCATTGCCATTGAAGAACAAGAAACCATTTTAGGGTTAGCTATTCATCAGTTAGGGGATATGGAATGGCTCGATATCGAACAATTACAAATGCCCAGTAATGTTTCTGACAACATCGCTCCTTATGTCCAAGGAGAATGGGTATTTACACAACATTCTAAACAAGTATTACGTTTACTTGATCATATCGCTATTTTACGGTCAGCCCGATGGGCTACTTAA